From the genome of Triticum aestivum cultivar Chinese Spring chromosome 3B, IWGSC CS RefSeq v2.1, whole genome shotgun sequence, one region includes:
- the LOC123072630 gene encoding uncharacterized protein isoform X3 translates to MLPVPQRKSPWQRGKLKLFAGVAQGVFGVAGNPTLGLAQGISGVVGNPTAGLVQGVADHPTLLKPQGVSAKSMVGESKAVSVQASVVEANCTNIDVCPELFASKSSCDDGKSTSKGPKKKIGPKRSEVYQAGAKRRTLNPSIPHKESLESEDFSAKFILDMILKEDTDVHASYLLHAYAKQDFIHILMSLISYANVCFRLKDIYSMFCERWVWMSNALLLLGGRE, encoded by the exons ATGCTGCCGGTTCCACAAcgcaagagcccgtggcaacgcggCAAACTGAAGTTGTTCGCCGGCGTCGCACAG GGCGTCTTTGGCGTCGCAGGAAACCCTACCTTGGGGTTGGCACAGGGCATCTCTGGCGTCGTAGGAAACCCCACCGCGGGGCTGGTGCAGGGAGTGGCCGACCATCCCACCCTGCTGAAGCCGCAGGGCGTCTCTGCCAAGTCCATGGTTGGCGAGTCCAAGGCCGTCTCTGTCCAGGCCTCCGTGGTCGAGGCGAACTGCACTAACATCGATGTCTGCCCTGAACTGTT TGCATCTAAAAGCTCTTGTGACGATGGAAAGTCTACCTCCAAGGGACCAAAAAAGAAAATCGGTCCTAAAAGATC TGAAGTATATCAAGCTGGTGCTAAAAGAAG GACTCTTAACCCCTCTATTCCTCATAAGGAGAGCTTGGAGTCTGAAGATTTTTCTGCAAA GTTTATCTTGGACATGATTCTCAAAGAAGATACAGATGTGCATGCTTCATATCTTCTACACGCTTATGCAAAGCAGGATTTTATTCATATTTTGATGAGCTTAATTTCTTATGCTAATGTTTGCTTCCGCCTGAAGGATATATATAGTATGTTTTGTGAGCGGTGGGTATGGATGAG TAATGCCCTGCTACTCCTTGGGGGGCGTGAGTGA
- the LOC123072630 gene encoding uncharacterized protein isoform X1 — protein sequence MLPVPQRKSPWQRGKLKLFAGVAQGVFGVAGNPTLGLAQGISGVVGNPTAGLVQGVADHPTLLKPQGVSAKSMVGESKAVSVQASVVEANCTNIDVCPELFASKSSCDDGKSTSKGPKKKIGPKRSSPDTCTHDDSEVYQAGAKRRTLNPSIPHKESLESEDFSAKFILDMILKEDTDVHASYLLHAYAKQDFIHILMSLISYANVCFRLKDIYSMFCERWVWMSNALLLLGGRE from the exons ATGCTGCCGGTTCCACAAcgcaagagcccgtggcaacgcggCAAACTGAAGTTGTTCGCCGGCGTCGCACAG GGCGTCTTTGGCGTCGCAGGAAACCCTACCTTGGGGTTGGCACAGGGCATCTCTGGCGTCGTAGGAAACCCCACCGCGGGGCTGGTGCAGGGAGTGGCCGACCATCCCACCCTGCTGAAGCCGCAGGGCGTCTCTGCCAAGTCCATGGTTGGCGAGTCCAAGGCCGTCTCTGTCCAGGCCTCCGTGGTCGAGGCGAACTGCACTAACATCGATGTCTGCCCTGAACTGTT TGCATCTAAAAGCTCTTGTGACGATGGAAAGTCTACCTCCAAGGGACCAAAAAAGAAAATCGGTCCTAAAAGATC TTCGCCTGACACATGTACTCACGATGACAGTGAAGTATATCAAGCTGGTGCTAAAAGAAG GACTCTTAACCCCTCTATTCCTCATAAGGAGAGCTTGGAGTCTGAAGATTTTTCTGCAAA GTTTATCTTGGACATGATTCTCAAAGAAGATACAGATGTGCATGCTTCATATCTTCTACACGCTTATGCAAAGCAGGATTTTATTCATATTTTGATGAGCTTAATTTCTTATGCTAATGTTTGCTTCCGCCTGAAGGATATATATAGTATGTTTTGTGAGCGGTGGGTATGGATGAG TAATGCCCTGCTACTCCTTGGGGGGCGTGAGTGA
- the LOC123072630 gene encoding uncharacterized protein isoform X2: MLPVPQRKSPWQRGKLKLFAGVAQGVFGVAGNPTLGLAQGISGVVGNPTAGLVQGVADHPTLLKPQGVSAKSMVGESKAVSVQASVVEANCTNIDVCPELFASKSSCDDGKSTSKGPKKKIGPKRSSPDTCTHDDSEVYQAGAKRRTLNPSIPHKESLESEDFSAKFILDMILKEDTDVHASYLLHAYAKQDFIHILMSLISYANVCFRLKDIYSMFCERWVWMSNALLLLGGRE, from the exons ATGCTGCCGGTTCCACAAcgcaagagcccgtggcaacgcggCAAACTGAAGTTGTTCGCCGGCGTCGCACAGGGCGTCTTTGGCGTCGCAGGAAACCCTACCTTGGGGTTGGCACAGGGCATCTCTGGCGTCGTAGGAAACCCCACCGCGGGGCTGGTGCAGGGAGTGGCCGACCATCCCACCCTGCTGAAGCCGCAGGGCGTCTCTGCCAAGTCCATGGTTGGCGAGTCCAAGGCCGTCTCTGTCCAG GCCTCCGTGGTCGAGGCGAACTGCACTAACATCGATGTCTGCCCTGAACTGTT TGCATCTAAAAGCTCTTGTGACGATGGAAAGTCTACCTCCAAGGGACCAAAAAAGAAAATCGGTCCTAAAAGATC TTCGCCTGACACATGTACTCACGATGACAGTGAAGTATATCAAGCTGGTGCTAAAAGAAG GACTCTTAACCCCTCTATTCCTCATAAGGAGAGCTTGGAGTCTGAAGATTTTTCTGCAAA GTTTATCTTGGACATGATTCTCAAAGAAGATACAGATGTGCATGCTTCATATCTTCTACACGCTTATGCAAAGCAGGATTTTATTCATATTTTGATGAGCTTAATTTCTTATGCTAATGTTTGCTTCCGCCTGAAGGATATATATAGTATGTTTTGTGAGCGGTGGGTATGGATGAG TAATGCCCTGCTACTCCTTGGGGGGCGTGAGTGA
- the LOC123072630 gene encoding uncharacterized protein isoform X4 encodes MLPVPQRKSPWQRGKLKLFAGVAQGVFGVAGNPTLGLAQGISGVVGNPTAGLVQGVADHPTLLKPQGVSAKSMVGESKAVSVQASVVEANCTNIDVCPELFASKSSCDDGKSTSKGPKKKIGPKRSSPDTCTHDDSEVYQAGAKRRTLNPSIPHKESLESEDFSAKTSCLIPESPALVATGLSWT; translated from the exons ATGCTGCCGGTTCCACAAcgcaagagcccgtggcaacgcggCAAACTGAAGTTGTTCGCCGGCGTCGCACAG GGCGTCTTTGGCGTCGCAGGAAACCCTACCTTGGGGTTGGCACAGGGCATCTCTGGCGTCGTAGGAAACCCCACCGCGGGGCTGGTGCAGGGAGTGGCCGACCATCCCACCCTGCTGAAGCCGCAGGGCGTCTCTGCCAAGTCCATGGTTGGCGAGTCCAAGGCCGTCTCTGTCCAGGCCTCCGTGGTCGAGGCGAACTGCACTAACATCGATGTCTGCCCTGAACTGTT TGCATCTAAAAGCTCTTGTGACGATGGAAAGTCTACCTCCAAGGGACCAAAAAAGAAAATCGGTCCTAAAAGATC TTCGCCTGACACATGTACTCACGATGACAGTGAAGTATATCAAGCTGGTGCTAAAAGAAG GACTCTTAACCCCTCTATTCCTCATAAGGAGAGCTTGGAGTCTGAAGATTTTTCTGCAAA AACATCTTGCTTAATACCTGAGTCCCCGGCCCTTGTTGCTACAGGTTTATCTTGGACATGA
- the LOC123072630 gene encoding uncharacterized protein isoform X7: MLPVPQRKSPWQRGKLKLFAGVAQGVFGVAGNPTLGLAQGISGVVGNPTAGLVQGVADHPTLLKPQGVSAKSMVGESKAVSVQASVVEANCTNIDVCPELFASKSSCDDGKSTSKGPKKKIGPKRSSPDTCTHDDSEVYQAGAKRRTLNPSIPHKESLESEDFSAKCRF; the protein is encoded by the exons ATGCTGCCGGTTCCACAAcgcaagagcccgtggcaacgcggCAAACTGAAGTTGTTCGCCGGCGTCGCACAG GGCGTCTTTGGCGTCGCAGGAAACCCTACCTTGGGGTTGGCACAGGGCATCTCTGGCGTCGTAGGAAACCCCACCGCGGGGCTGGTGCAGGGAGTGGCCGACCATCCCACCCTGCTGAAGCCGCAGGGCGTCTCTGCCAAGTCCATGGTTGGCGAGTCCAAGGCCGTCTCTGTCCAGGCCTCCGTGGTCGAGGCGAACTGCACTAACATCGATGTCTGCCCTGAACTGTT TGCATCTAAAAGCTCTTGTGACGATGGAAAGTCTACCTCCAAGGGACCAAAAAAGAAAATCGGTCCTAAAAGATC TTCGCCTGACACATGTACTCACGATGACAGTGAAGTATATCAAGCTGGTGCTAAAAGAAG GACTCTTAACCCCTCTATTCCTCATAAGGAGAGCTTGGAGTCTGAAGATTTTTCTGCAAA ATGCCGGTTTTGA
- the LOC123072630 gene encoding uncharacterized protein isoform X6: protein MLPVPQRKSPWQRGKLKLFAGVAQGVFGVAGNPTLGLAQGISGVVGNPTAGLVQGVADHPTLLKPQGVSAKSMVGESKAVSVQASVVEANCTNIDVCPELFASKSSCDDGKSTSKGPKKKIGPKRSSPDTCTHDDSEVYQAGAKRRTLNPSIPHKESLESEDFSAKFSLQN, encoded by the exons ATGCTGCCGGTTCCACAAcgcaagagcccgtggcaacgcggCAAACTGAAGTTGTTCGCCGGCGTCGCACAG GGCGTCTTTGGCGTCGCAGGAAACCCTACCTTGGGGTTGGCACAGGGCATCTCTGGCGTCGTAGGAAACCCCACCGCGGGGCTGGTGCAGGGAGTGGCCGACCATCCCACCCTGCTGAAGCCGCAGGGCGTCTCTGCCAAGTCCATGGTTGGCGAGTCCAAGGCCGTCTCTGTCCAGGCCTCCGTGGTCGAGGCGAACTGCACTAACATCGATGTCTGCCCTGAACTGTT TGCATCTAAAAGCTCTTGTGACGATGGAAAGTCTACCTCCAAGGGACCAAAAAAGAAAATCGGTCCTAAAAGATC TTCGCCTGACACATGTACTCACGATGACAGTGAAGTATATCAAGCTGGTGCTAAAAGAAG GACTCTTAACCCCTCTATTCCTCATAAGGAGAGCTTGGAGTCTGAAGATTTTTCTGCAAA GTTTTCCCTGCAAAACTGA
- the LOC123072630 gene encoding uncharacterized protein isoform X5, producing MLPVPQRKSPWQRGKLKLFAGVAQGVFGVAGNPTLGLAQGISGVVGNPTAGLVQGVADHPTLLKPQGVSAKSMVGESKAVSVQASVVEANCTNIDVCPELFASKSSCDDGKSTSKGPKKKIGPKRSSPDTCTHDDSEVYQAGAKRRTLNPSIPHKESLESEDFSANLRFSLQN from the exons ATGCTGCCGGTTCCACAAcgcaagagcccgtggcaacgcggCAAACTGAAGTTGTTCGCCGGCGTCGCACAG GGCGTCTTTGGCGTCGCAGGAAACCCTACCTTGGGGTTGGCACAGGGCATCTCTGGCGTCGTAGGAAACCCCACCGCGGGGCTGGTGCAGGGAGTGGCCGACCATCCCACCCTGCTGAAGCCGCAGGGCGTCTCTGCCAAGTCCATGGTTGGCGAGTCCAAGGCCGTCTCTGTCCAGGCCTCCGTGGTCGAGGCGAACTGCACTAACATCGATGTCTGCCCTGAACTGTT TGCATCTAAAAGCTCTTGTGACGATGGAAAGTCTACCTCCAAGGGACCAAAAAAGAAAATCGGTCCTAAAAGATC TTCGCCTGACACATGTACTCACGATGACAGTGAAGTATATCAAGCTGGTGCTAAAAGAAG GACTCTTAACCCCTCTATTCCTCATAAGGAGAGCTTGGAGTCTGAAGATTTTTCTGCAAA TCTCAGGTTTTCCCTGCAAAACTGA